A genomic window from Candidatus Methylomirabilota bacterium includes:
- a CDS encoding molybdopterin-dependent oxidoreductase, with translation MLADQHATQRIPGYCALCISRCGSIAIVENGRFVALEPDPSHPTGQALCAKGRAAPELVYHPDRLLYPRKRTRPKGDPDPGWQRISWDEALDLTATGLRRLSERHGPESVVFSVVSPSTSAIADSVAWIQRLMRAFGSPNLCGSMELCGWGRGFAPRYTYGVGMGTAGAHMPDLENAGCILFWGYNPSLARLAHATATVAALKRGARLIVVDPRRVGFASKADVWLRVRPGSDGALALGIASVMIEREWYDRAFVRDWTNGPLLVRSDNGRLLTERDLSPEGSARKYVAWDAATRRPLLYDPALRRYERDGAEPALFGEYEIGTPAGEVACRPAFDLCAEVCRRYSPEAVETICGVRRDQVAGAARLLWEARPVAYYAWSGLEQHSNATQIARALSLLYTLTGSFDAQGGNVLFPSVPAANVAGEELLSAEQRARALGLPERPLGPSRWEYVTTDEVYRAVLEQRPYAVRGLVGFGANLLLAHADVHRGRAALAALDFYVHADLFMNPTAELADVVLPVATPFEREGLKIGFDVSPAAQSLVQLRRPVVEPRGEARSDTEIVFDLACRLGLGAHFWEGDVEAAYRYQLGPSGVSLEALRENPKGVRVPLQTRYRKYAEQKEGVPNGFATPTRKIELYSETFLEHGYPPLPDHEEPLIGPLSRPELAERYPLILTCAKHTQFCESQHRALPSLRRRARDPEVELHPAAAAERDIGPGDWVTIETPEGRIRARARLNESLEPSVVCGQHGWWQACPEIGAPGYDPFGPEGANFNLIIGNAAIDPISGSVPHRAYLCQIRRAD, from the coding sequence ATGCTAGCGGACCAGCACGCCACCCAGCGGATTCCTGGGTACTGTGCGCTGTGTATCTCGCGGTGCGGTTCGATCGCCATCGTCGAGAATGGTCGCTTCGTGGCTCTGGAGCCGGATCCGTCGCACCCCACCGGCCAGGCGCTCTGTGCCAAGGGACGAGCCGCGCCGGAGCTCGTCTATCACCCGGACCGGCTGCTCTATCCGCGGAAGCGGACGCGCCCGAAGGGCGATCCGGACCCGGGCTGGCAACGGATCAGCTGGGACGAGGCCCTCGACCTGACCGCCACCGGGCTCCGGCGGCTGTCCGAGCGACACGGGCCTGAGAGCGTCGTGTTCAGCGTGGTCTCGCCGTCCACGTCGGCGATAGCGGACTCGGTGGCCTGGATCCAGCGCTTGATGCGGGCGTTCGGCAGCCCGAACCTCTGCGGGTCGATGGAACTGTGCGGCTGGGGGCGAGGCTTTGCCCCCCGCTACACCTACGGCGTAGGCATGGGCACGGCGGGCGCCCATATGCCGGATCTCGAGAACGCCGGCTGCATCCTGTTCTGGGGGTATAACCCAAGCCTCGCCCGGCTCGCTCACGCGACCGCGACTGTGGCGGCGCTCAAGCGCGGCGCTCGCCTGATCGTGGTCGATCCGCGTCGCGTCGGGTTCGCCAGCAAGGCCGACGTCTGGCTGCGAGTGCGGCCCGGCAGTGACGGTGCGCTCGCGCTCGGGATCGCCAGCGTGATGATCGAGCGTGAGTGGTACGACCGCGCCTTCGTCCGCGACTGGACGAACGGGCCGCTGCTCGTCCGCTCGGACAACGGGCGACTGCTGACCGAGCGCGACCTCTCGCCCGAGGGGAGCGCGCGGAAGTACGTGGCCTGGGACGCAGCGACGCGGCGTCCACTCCTTTATGACCCAGCGCTCCGACGCTACGAGCGGGACGGCGCCGAGCCGGCCCTCTTCGGCGAGTACGAAATCGGCACACCGGCCGGCGAAGTCGCCTGTCGGCCCGCCTTCGATCTCTGCGCCGAGGTCTGTCGGCGCTACTCTCCCGAGGCGGTCGAGACGATCTGCGGGGTCAGGCGCGACCAGGTCGCGGGAGCCGCCCGGCTGCTCTGGGAAGCGCGGCCTGTCGCCTACTACGCCTGGAGCGGCCTCGAGCAGCACAGCAACGCCACCCAGATCGCGCGGGCGCTCTCCCTGCTCTACACCTTGACCGGCAGCTTCGACGCGCAGGGCGGCAACGTGCTTTTCCCGAGCGTGCCGGCCGCGAACGTCGCCGGCGAGGAACTGTTGTCGGCAGAGCAGCGCGCCCGAGCGCTCGGCCTGCCAGAGCGCCCTCTGGGCCCGTCCCGCTGGGAGTATGTCACGACGGACGAGGTGTACCGCGCCGTCCTGGAGCAACGACCCTACGCGGTGCGGGGGTTGGTGGGGTTCGGGGCCAATCTGCTCCTCGCCCACGCCGATGTCCACCGGGGGCGCGCGGCGCTGGCGGCGCTCGACTTCTACGTCCACGCCGACCTGTTCATGAACCCGACCGCCGAGCTGGCCGACGTCGTGCTGCCGGTCGCGACCCCCTTCGAGCGGGAGGGCCTCAAGATCGGCTTCGACGTGAGCCCGGCGGCGCAGTCGCTGGTGCAACTGCGGCGGCCGGTGGTCGAGCCACGCGGCGAGGCACGTTCCGATACGGAGATCGTGTTCGATCTCGCCTGCCGTCTCGGTCTCGGCGCTCACTTCTGGGAGGGTGACGTCGAGGCAGCCTACCGCTACCAGCTCGGCCCGTCCGGCGTGTCGCTCGAGGCGCTCCGCGAGAACCCGAAGGGGGTGCGGGTGCCGCTCCAGACGCGCTATCGAAAGTACGCCGAACAGAAAGAGGGCGTACCGAACGGCTTCGCAACGCCGACGCGCAAGATCGAGCTCTACTCCGAGACGTTTCTGGAGCACGGCTACCCGCCGCTGCCGGACCACGAGGAGCCGTTGATCGGTCCGCTGTCACGCCCGGAGCTGGCCGAGCGCTATCCGTTGATCCTGACCTGCGCCAAGCACACTCAGTTCTGCGAGAGCCAGCACCGCGCCCTGCCGAGCTTGCGGCGGCGTGCCCGCGACCCGGAGGTGGAGCTGCACCCGGCGGCCGCCGCCGAGCGCGACATCGGTCCGGGCGACTGGGTGACCATCGAGACCCCGGAGGGGCGCATCCGAGCGCGCGCGCGGCTGAACGAGAGTCTGGAGCCGAGCGTTGTCTGCGGCCAGCATGGTTGGTGGCAGGCCTGCCCGGAGATCGGGGCGCCTGGCTACGACCCCTTCGGTCCGGAGGGCGCCAACTTCAACCTCATCATCGGCAACGCGGCGATCGACCCGATCAGCGGGTCGGTCCCCCACCGCGCCTACCTCTGCCAGATCCGCCGCGCGGATTGA
- a CDS encoding MBL fold metallo-hydrolase, producing MNRRQFLKLGAVTGGAVALGGVTRIGSRAALAQSGAVPTVDRLVMTNVVDNIYDIFAKGGKLDTITVQRTPPPAGHPLLAEHGLAYHLESIRGPERREILLDFGYRETSLLNNYAVLKVEPAKADALILSHGHLDHYGALPDLARVAQGKLKPGLTLYAGGEDTFCHRMVVTPAGTTLDGGQLDRAGLEARGLRVVLAKQPTVVAGHAITSGQISRTTDFEKPPAAARLVAGAMDSACSATHFGAMKVEAKAGELVPDNFQGEHATAYHVKDRGLVVITSCGHAGVINSVRQIQKATGVEKIHAIVGGFHLAPAPDEIVAKTVAAFKEINPDYIIPMHCTGMNTIIAVHREMPAKLVMPSTGTRVIFGA from the coding sequence ATGAACCGACGCCAGTTCCTCAAGCTTGGAGCCGTGACGGGTGGCGCGGTTGCGCTCGGCGGCGTGACGCGTATCGGCAGTCGCGCAGCCTTGGCGCAGAGCGGAGCGGTGCCCACGGTCGACCGCCTCGTTATGACCAATGTCGTCGACAACATCTACGACATCTTCGCCAAGGGCGGGAAGCTCGACACGATCACCGTCCAGCGCACGCCCCCTCCGGCCGGCCATCCCCTCCTGGCCGAGCACGGTCTCGCCTACCACCTCGAATCGATCCGCGGCCCAGAGCGGCGCGAGATCCTGTTGGACTTCGGCTACCGGGAGACAAGCCTGCTGAACAACTACGCCGTGCTCAAGGTGGAGCCGGCGAAGGCCGACGCGCTGATCCTGAGTCACGGTCACCTCGACCACTACGGCGCCCTGCCGGATCTCGCCAGAGTCGCCCAAGGCAAGCTGAAGCCCGGCCTCACCCTTTATGCGGGTGGCGAGGACACCTTCTGCCACCGCATGGTGGTGACACCGGCTGGTACCACGCTGGACGGCGGGCAGCTCGACCGCGCCGGCCTTGAGGCGCGCGGTCTCAGAGTCGTCCTCGCCAAGCAGCCGACAGTGGTCGCCGGCCACGCCATCACCTCGGGACAGATTTCGAGGACGACCGACTTCGAGAAGCCGCCGGCCGCCGCCCGCCTCGTCGCGGGCGCGATGGACTCCGCGTGCTCGGCGACCCATTTCGGCGCCATGAAGGTCGAGGCCAAGGCTGGCGAGCTGGTGCCCGACAACTTCCAGGGTGAGCACGCCACGGCGTATCACGTGAAAGACCGCGGGCTCGTCGTCATAACGTCCTGCGGCCACGCCGGTGTGATCAACTCGGTACGCCAGATCCAGAAGGCCACGGGCGTCGAAAAGATTCACGCGATCGTGGGCGGCTTCCATCTCGCCCCGGCCCCCGACGAGATCGTCGCCAAGACCGTCGCGGCATTCAAGGAGATCAACCCCGACTACATCATTCCCATGCACTGCACGGGCATGAACACCATCATCGCAGTCCACCGTGAGATGCCGGCGAAGCTCGTCATGCCGTCGACGGGCACGCGGGTGATCTTCGGTGCCTAA
- a CDS encoding alpha/beta hydrolase, with product MSFPAAATAPAPRLASEPLAVQTRDVDYLQVDGKTFQATIYQPEGTGPFPAILDVHGGNWVREDVRRDEHALMNKALAAMGIVVVAIDFRQSPQHHYPDSVADVHFALRWLRANASRFNASPHAVGVFGSSSGGHLVLLSSMRSSDPRYAALPLPGIAPDSATPDYIILAYPMSDPLGRRAYNQQAGNNAVLKGFDIYFSPPGSLQEGNPQLILQRREPVNVPPVLLLQGTADGNGPEMQQRFAAAYQAAGGKLQLELLPGAPHNFVNTAGVNVDRALALVKAFIGQRLAGQ from the coding sequence ATGTCGTTCCCGGCGGCAGCTACGGCGCCAGCACCTCGTTTGGCCAGCGAGCCACTTGCCGTCCAAACGCGAGATGTCGACTATCTGCAGGTCGACGGGAAGACCTTCCAGGCCACCATCTACCAGCCTGAGGGGACAGGTCCTTTCCCTGCCATCCTGGATGTTCATGGCGGAAACTGGGTGCGTGAGGATGTCCGTCGAGATGAACACGCGCTCATGAACAAAGCCCTCGCTGCGATGGGCATAGTCGTCGTCGCCATCGACTTTCGCCAGAGTCCCCAACACCACTACCCCGACTCCGTTGCGGACGTCCACTTCGCACTCCGCTGGCTTCGCGCCAACGCGTCGAGATTCAATGCCTCTCCGCACGCCGTGGGCGTGTTCGGTTCTTCGAGCGGCGGACATCTCGTCTTACTGAGCAGCATGCGCTCCTCAGACCCTCGCTACGCGGCGCTGCCATTGCCGGGGATTGCACCGGACAGCGCCACTCCCGACTACATCATCCTCGCCTACCCGATGTCAGACCCGCTCGGTCGACGCGCGTATAACCAGCAGGCCGGCAACAATGCAGTGTTGAAAGGCTTCGACATCTATTTTTCGCCGCCCGGGAGCCTTCAAGAGGGTAATCCGCAGCTCATCTTGCAGCGTCGCGAGCCGGTCAATGTGCCACCGGTGCTGTTGCTCCAGGGCACCGCGGACGGGAATGGCCCGGAGATGCAGCAGCGATTCGCTGCTGCATATCAAGCTGCGGGCGGCAAGCTTCAGCTGGAGCTACTGCCTGGCGCTCCCCACAACTTTGTCAATACGGCCGGAGTCAACGTGGATCGTGCGCTCGCCCTGGTGAAAGCGTTCATCGGGCAACGGCTGGCTGGGCAATAG
- a CDS encoding ABC transporter substrate-binding protein, with product MTALRFLVAGLLSLGLLTGPIAADAQQAAKVTRIGFLGATTASSWASRVEAFRLGLRDLGYVEGKNIVIEFRWAEEKYGRLPDLAAELVCLKVDLLVTYGTPGTLVAKRATTKIPIVMVHSGDAVAAGIVAGLARPGGNITGSTYFLPQLMAKRLELLKAAMPHITQVAILVKPDNPFFVPALQGLEYPARALKIGLQQFDARGPNELQAAFSAMAKGRVDAVLVLEDAVFVTNVRAIADLAAKHRLPSAGFIELAEAGGLIGYGVNFLEMYRRAAVFVDKILKGAKPAGIPVEQATKFDFVINVKTAKAIGLTIPPSLLLRADRVIE from the coding sequence ATGACCGCTTTACGCTTCCTCGTTGCGGGCCTCCTTAGCCTCGGCCTCCTCACCGGTCCGATCGCCGCCGATGCGCAGCAGGCGGCGAAGGTCACTCGGATTGGATTCCTGGGTGCTACCACCGCTTCCAGTTGGGCGAGCCGGGTAGAGGCATTTCGGTTGGGCCTTCGTGACCTCGGTTACGTGGAGGGCAAGAACATCGTCATTGAGTTCCGCTGGGCCGAGGAAAAGTACGGTCGGCTCCCTGACCTGGCGGCCGAGCTGGTTTGTCTCAAGGTCGACCTCCTTGTGACCTATGGGACACCGGGGACCCTTGTGGCCAAGCGTGCGACCACGAAGATTCCGATCGTCATGGTGCACAGCGGCGACGCCGTTGCCGCAGGCATCGTCGCTGGCCTCGCGCGGCCGGGCGGGAACATCACCGGATCGACCTACTTCCTTCCCCAACTCATGGCGAAACGCCTCGAGCTGCTCAAGGCTGCCATGCCGCACATCACCCAGGTGGCGATCCTCGTGAAACCAGACAATCCCTTCTTCGTGCCGGCGCTCCAAGGGCTGGAGTATCCAGCCCGCGCGTTGAAGATCGGGTTGCAACAATTTGACGCGCGCGGCCCAAACGAGCTCCAAGCTGCTTTTTCAGCAATGGCCAAAGGACGCGTTGACGCGGTTTTGGTGTTGGAGGACGCGGTGTTCGTCACCAACGTAAGGGCGATCGCCGACCTTGCCGCGAAGCATCGGCTCCCCTCGGCTGGATTCATTGAGTTAGCCGAAGCTGGCGGCCTGATCGGCTACGGGGTGAATTTTCTCGAAATGTATCGCCGCGCGGCCGTCTTTGTGGACAAAATTCTCAAGGGTGCCAAGCCCGCCGGGATCCCGGTCGAGCAGGCAACCAAGTTCGATTTCGTTATCAACGTTAAGACGGCCAAGGCTATCGGTCTCACGATCCCGCCGTCCCTGCTCTTACGAGCGGACCGGGTGATTGAGTGA